The window CGTCCGCGCTGGAGCACACCGTCAGCGCGTCGGCCGGGTAGCCGAGCTCGGCGCACAGCGCGATCGTCCCCTCGGTGTCCAGGTCGCACAGGACCGAGGGCCGCAGCCGCTCCATCCGCGGGGTCTGGGCGAGCAGGGTGCGCGCGAAACCGCCGCGGGCTCCGGTGAGCGCGTAGCGCACGGGCGGTGGCGGCGCCGTGGTGGCGTCGGTGGCTTGCATGGGTTCTCCTTCTTCCGGCCTCGCGGGGGGCACGTGTGTGTGCCAGGCCGCTACGGCAACGCGCCATGTTTAACACCAGCGGAACATTAGAGTCAACAATTATCACGACTGGTACCATCTGAGAACACTCGTTACCATGGTGCCCATGAGCGGAACCGAGGGAGAGCGATGATTCCGGCGCAACGGCGTGAGCTGCTCGTGCGGGAGTTGCGCGGTACGGGCGTGCTGAGCGTGAAGGAGCTGTGCGAGATCCTCGACGTATCGCACATGACGGTGCGCCGCGACATCATGACGCTGGAGGAGGAGGGGCGGGTCCGCTCGGTGCCCGGCGGCGTCGAACTGGTCTCGCAGGTGCGCTCGGAGCCCTCCTACCGCGACAAGTCGCGGGTGGACGTGGCCGAGAAGCGGGCGATGGCCCGCGCGGCGGCGGCCCTGGTCGGCGAGGGGCAGACCGTCTACCTGGACGCGGGCACGACGCTGGGGCACCTGGTGCCCTCCCTGTGGAGCGTCACCGGCCTCACCGTCATCACCAACGACATCACCACCGCCGCCTCCCTCACCGACCACCCCGACGTGACCCTGTTCCTCATCGGCGGGCAGATCGACCGCGAGAACCGCTCCTCGGTCGGCGACATCGCGGCCGCCACCATCGAGGAGTTCAACATCGACGTCGCCTTCGTCTCGACGAGTTCGTGGGACCTGAGCCGGGGCACCACCACGCCCTCGCGCGCGAAGGTCGCGGTCAAGCGCGCGGCCATGGCCGCGGCCTCGACGTCGGTGCTGGTCGCCGGGGCCGACAAGTACGGGGCCTTCGGCACCTTCAAGGTCGCCGCGCTCACCAGCTTCGCCTCGGTGATCACCGACGACCGCCTCTCCGAGTCCTCCGTGCGCGCGATCCGGGAGCTGGGCGTGGGCCTGGAGGTCGTCACACCCCAGCGGGAGGCCGACGAGGAGGCGGAGGCCCCCACCGCCTGACCCCCGCTCCGCCGGGGATCCCCCGCGGTCCAGGCGCGCGCGTGCGCACGGCCGGGACGGCACCCGCTCCGCCGGGGCGCCGCCCGGCCCCTCGGCGTGCCCTCCGGCCCTCCTCCTCACGGGGTCGCGCCCGCCCGCGCCCCGCTCCGTTCGTGCGCCCGGATCGTGCGCCCGGAAAAACCCTGGACAAAAATCTTCCAATGTAAGAATCTGGGTGCGCGGCCCCGCCCCGCACCCTCGGGGGCGTGCCGCGATGTGAGCGACAGGGCGATGCCCGAGCGAACGAAGGAGCCCCCCCCGTGCCGACAACATCCGTGCAGCTGTACTCGGTCCGTGACGAACTCGCCGACGGCCTGGAGAGCGCCGTGGCACGCCTGGCCGAGATCGGCTTCGCCCACGTGGAGCCGTACGCGTTCCACCTGGACACCGAGGAGTACCGGCGCGTGTTCGCCGCGACGGGCGTCACCGCGCCCTCCGGCCACGCCCCCGTGATCGACGCGCAGGCCCCCGAGGAGATCTTCGACGCGGCCGCCGAACTGGGCGTCGCCACGGTCATCGACCCGCTGGTCCCGGCCGAGCGGTGGCAGACCGCCGACCAGGTGGCCGGACTGGCCGAGCGCGTGAACCGGCTGGCGGAACTGGCCGCCGAGCGGGGTCTGGAGTTCGGCTACCACAACCACGCCTGGGAGCTGAGCACCCGCATCGGCGACAGGCACGCGCTGGAGGTGTTCGTGGAGCACCTGGAGCCGCGGGTCGTGCTGGAGGTGGACACCTACTGGGCGGGGGTCGGCGGCGCCGACGCCGCCGCGCTGCTGCGGGCCTTCGGCGACCGGGTTCGGCTGATCCACGTCAAGGACGGCACCCTGGACGGCGACGTGACACGGCAGCGGCCCGCGGGCGAGGGCGAGGTCGACGTCCGCGCGGTCCTGGAGGCCGCGCCGGGGGCGATCCGCGTGGTCGAGTTCGACGCCTACGCGGGCGACGTGTTCGACGGCATCGCGCGGTCGCTGGCCTGGCTCGGGGAGAACGACCGATGACGCGCACCGGGGCCGCCGGGGTCGGCGTCATCGGCGCGGGCAACATCTCGACCCAGTACCTGGAGAACCTGACCCGGTTCCCCGACGTCGAGGTCCGCTTCGTCGCGGACCTGGACCTGGCGCGCGCCGCCGCGCAGGCCGACGCGTACGGCGTCCCGGCGTCCGGGACCGTGGCGGAGCTGCTGGCGCGCGAGGACGTCGAGGTAGTGGTCAACCTGACCGTCCCGGCCGTGCACACCGAGGTCGGGCACCGGATCCTCGACGCGGGCAAGCACGTGTGGAGCGAGAAGCCCATCGCCCTGGACCACGACGCGGCCGCCGCGCTGCTGGCCAGGGCCGGGGAGGCGGGGCTGCGGGTCGCCTGCGCGCCGGACACGGTGCTGGGGGCGGGGGCGCAGACCGCGCTGCGCGCGATCGCCCGCGGCGACATCGGGGAGCCGCTGACCGCGACCACGATGTTCCACGTGCCCGGGCCCGAGTCCTGGCACCCGGACCCGGACTTCCTCTTCGCCCACGGGGCGGGGCCCCTGTTCGACATGGGCCCGTACTACGTCACCGCGCTCGTGCACGTCTTCGGAGCCGCGACCCGGGTGCAGGCGGTGGCCTCCACCGGCCGCGCGACCCGCACGATCGCGAGCGGTCCCCGCGCGGGCCAGGTGTTCGAGGTGCAGGTGCCGACGCACCACGCCGCGCTGGTGGAGTTCGGCCCGGGCCGCTCCGCCCAGTCCACGTTCTCGTTCCAGCACGCGCTGCCCCGGGCGGGAATGGTGGAGGTCAACGGCACCGAGGGCACGATCGTCCTGCCCGATCCCAACACGTTCGGCGGGGACACCACCCTGTGGCGGTACGACCGGGAGGAGCCGGTCACCATCGCCCCCGAGGGGCCCGTGTACGGGCGCGGGGCCGGGGTCGTCGACCTGGTCCGCGCGCTACGCGCGGGCGGGACCGAACGCGCGTCGGGGGCCGTGGCCTCGCACGTACTCGACGTGCTGCTGGGCATCCGCGACGCCGCGGCCGGCGGAACGCCCGTGGAGATCACCTCCGCCGTGGCACCGGTGGCTCCGCTCCCGCAGGGGTGGGACCCGGCCAGCCCGACCCTCTAGCCGGCACGGGCCCGAAGCCCCGGGGGCCGCCACCGCTGGCGTGCGGTGACGGCCCCCGGGCGGGTTCACGTGGCCTGGACCGACGCCCCGCCACCGGTCCCGCCGCCCTCTCCCCCGCCGGGCAGCAGCCGTTCCAGGACCTGGAGCGAGCGGTAGACGTCCACCTCCCGCGGGTCGAGCAGCCACTGCAACTGCAACCCGTCGGACGCGGCGATCACCAGGGCCGCCGCGTCGTCCGGGTCGATGTCGGCCGCGATCTCACCGGAGCGCTGACCGGCGCGTACGCGCTCGGCGAGGTCGGCGCGCAGTGCCCGGAACCGGGCCCGGACGAACTCCCGCGTCGCGGGGTGCCGCTGCTCCTGCAACGCGTCCGTCGTCAGCGTCGCGTACAGCTCGACCAGGCCGGGTATGGAGCGGTTGCGCTCCGCGCTGCGCTCCATCACCGCGACCGCGGAGACGGTGCCCGGATCCGAGGGCTCGCACCCCGTCGCCTCGTGTTCGCGGTAGACCTCCACCAGGAGCTCGTCGCGGGAGGCGAAGTAGTAGCGCAGCGCCGCGTGGGACACCCCGATGGCCTCGCCGATCGCCCGCAGCGAAGCGCCCACTCCGTGCTCGGCGAACACCTCGATCGCGCGCGACAGGATCTGTGACCGCCGCTTCTCGGCCTTCCGGTACGTCCGGCCGGAAGCACCCGCACCACCGTTCACCACGCCCTCCTTCGACCCGGACCGCACGGTCGGCCGCCGCTGACGCGCGGCGGGACCGGTGCGGCTCTCTCCCTCGTGGACGCCTACCAGTGTGTCGGCATCGGCGCCGCGGCTCGTCCGTGCCCGGGGCCGGCCGGGGTCTTCCCGTTCACCGGAGGGCGGAAGCCAGGCCCAGGATCAGCAACAGGGGCGCGATCAGCGCCACGACGCGGACGACGGCTCCCGCGGCGGAGGAGAAGGTGACCGCCAGGCAGGCCCGGTGGACGAGGTAGCCGAACAGGGCGGCGGCCAGGGAGATGGCGATGATCTCGGGGTCGGGGCCCTCGGTGACGATCAGGGACGCGGGGAGGCAGGCGTAGAGCAGGGCCGCGACCGCGGAGGGGGCGGCCTTCGTGGCACGGAGCGTCGGGGCCCTGCGGTCGGACGCGCGCCTGCGCTCCAGGAGGAAGGCGATCAGGCCGGGGAGCGTGGTGACCGTGAGAAGGACGGCGTAGGCCATCGTGAGCACGGTGAGGACGGACCCGGGGGTGACGCCGTCCGCGAGCGAGAAGGGCATCAGGAGGATCAGGAAGGCGTGGATCCCGCCGCCGGAGGCGATCCTGGAGACCGCTTCGGCAGCGGTCTCCACGCGTGGGAGTCCCGGATCCGGGGACCTCGGCGCGCTACGGATGGTGTACGACAGCGGACGCGCGTTCTCGGGGGGTTTCGACCGCGGAGCCATACCGACATCCCACCACGCCGGAATCCGCCCTCGCCTCCACCCCCTGCGGTGGGACTCGGGACCGCTGGGAGGGTTCCCCCGGCCGCTCGGAGCCGCGCACGGGAGGAGACCCGACACCCCTGACCCCGCCGACGCCCCGCGCAGGAGGAGGCGGATACGACCCCGGTCAGAGGCCCTCGACGCGGGCGAGGAAGCGCAGCAGCCCCGCGTTGAAGGCGCCCGGCCGCTCCATGTTCACGGCGTGCCCGGCCTCGCGCACCACGGCCGCACCGACGCGCGGGTTGGGCTTGGCGGCGGCCGCGGCGTGCTCGGCGGGCCACAGCTCGCTCTCGGCCCCGGCCACGAAAAGGGCGGACACGTCCAGCCCGGCGACCGCGTCGCGCCAGTCGCGCCGGGCGTGGTCGCCCAGCAGCTCCAGTTCCGCCGGGGTGAGCCCACGGTCTGTGCCGCGCATCGCGCGCAGCGTCCTGACCAGGCGCACGCCGCGCCGCCACAGGGGCGTGCCGTGCCCGGTGGCGGGGATGCCGTCGGCGAAGTAGGTGTCGGCGTTGCTCTCGTCGTAGCCGTAGAAGCCGTACGGCCAGTCCGCGGTGTTGAGCATCCTCGGCGTCTGGTCCACCGACACCGCGCCCGCCAGGCGGCCGGTGCCGTGCCCGGAGGTGTACGCCCAGACGGTGTTGGCGCCCATGGAGCCGCCGACGAGCACGACGCCCTCCAGGTCCAGCCGCTCCAGGAGGGCGTGGACGCAGTCGCCGCGCCGGTCCATGGTCATGCCCGGGGGCAGGGGCCCCGCGGCGCCGTGGCCGGGCAGGTCCACGGCGAACACCCGGTACCCGGCGTCCGTGAGCGCGGGGACCTGGTGGCGCCAGGAGGTCGCGGGGGCCTTGAACCCGGCCAGGAGCACGACCGGGCGCCCCCGGGAGTCACCGCGTTCGGTGTACTCGACGCCAAGCCCGTCGTCCGTGGTGATCAGTGTCATCGCCCCTCCCGAAATCCGGGGCCATCCTCGCACACGCCCTCGGGTCAGGGGCTCCGAGGCCCGGGAGGTCGCGCGCTCCCCCTCCCGAGCGTGTAGGATTTTAGAAACGATAATCGTTTTCAGTCGCCACGGGCGACGGCGGGGAGGAGGACGCGTGCCCGCGACCCCGTCCCCGCTCCGCCCGGCGGAGGGGACGCGCACGGCCCGTGCGCCCCGGGGCGGCGCCGAGCCGCGGCCGACCCCTCGGGACACAGCACGGGAATGCGAACACCGGCCCCTTCGCGGAGTTCTCAGAAAGGTGGACATGCCCTCTTCAGCACACCGTCCGGGCAAGCGCAAGCCCACGCGGAGTTTCGCCAATCCGCTGGGAGATATGGACTACATCGACTACAAGGACACCGCTCTCCTGCGCAAGTTCATCTCCGAGAAGGGGAAGATCCGCAGCCGCAGGGTCACGCGGGTGACCGCGCGCCAGCAGCGGCTGATCGCGGCGGCGGTCAAGAACGCGCGCGAGATGGCCCTGCTGCCCTACCCGTCCAACACTCCGACGCACAGGTCCTGAGGGCCCGCCGGACCCGTCCGCGGGGTCCCCGGCCCTGGACCGGGACCCCGCGGACGGGCCGTCGCGGTCAGGAGTGGTCGGGAGCGTGCTCGTCCCAGTGGCCCTCGTGCTCGCGGTGCAGGTGACCGTCGTGGACGTAGTCCACGTGGCCCTCGTGCGGCACGGCCACGTGCCCGCACCCGTGACCGTGCTCGTGCGCGTGCCCCTCGTGAACGGCGTGACCCCGCACGGAGCACTCGTCCCAGTGACCGTCGTGACCATGGTGCAGGTGACCGTCGTGGACGTAGTCCACGTGGCCCTGGTGCGGCACCGCGACGTGCCCGCACCCGTGACCGTGCTCGTGCGCGTGCCCCTCGTGAACGGAATGCCGTGCGGCCATCTCTCCCCCTCGAAAAACCAGCAGAAAAAACGGGAACACATCCAGGACTATTCGATCGGCGATCGCGCATCAAGCGCCGCCGGGTCAGTGCACGGAGAATTTATCCGCCTCCCATCGGAATTTCGCACCGAACCCCGGAGAAATGATTGTGCTTTTCATTTCCACGGCGACCGGGACCGCCCCCTGCGCGCACCGAGGACCGGCGGGTGCGGACGCCCCTCCTTCCACCCGGCTCCGGGGACGGGAACTGCTAGGGTTTGGGAATGATTATCATTTCCTCCCTGGCCTCGCGAACGCCCCACCACGGCGAGGAGGCGCGCCATGCCTGAGTACGACGATCCCTACGCCCGCTCCGGGCAGTACCTGGACCCGATGATCGCCGGATGGTGGGAGCACCACCGGGCGGTCCTGTCCGAGGCGCTGGCCTCCCTGCCCGACGGCTCCGGCCCCGTCGTGGACGCCGGGGCGGGCGGCGGCCACGGAACCCGCCTCATCGCCGCGGTCCTGCCCACGGCCCGCGTCCTGGCCGTCGAGCCCTCCCTCCTGCTGCGGACGGTGCTGCTCTCCCGGATCGCCGACGACCCCGCCCTGCGCGGGAGGGTGACCGTGGACGGCGACGACCTGCTCTCGGCACACCTGCCCGACCGGATCGGCGGCATGGTGATGGCCAACCTCATCGGCCACTTCAGCCCCCACGAACGCGACCGCCTGTGGGAGGACCTGGCCCCGCGACTGGCCCCGGGAGCCTTCGTCCTGCTCAACCTCGCCGCCCCGCGGCAGCCCGAACGGGTGGAGCGGGCGCGGATGAGCGAGGTCCGCGTCGGCGCCCGCTCCTACGTCGGCTGGGCCGCCGCCGAGCCCAGCGGCCCCGAGCGGGTCGAGTGGCACATGACCTACGAGACCCACGAGCGGGACCGGGTCCTGGCCCGCGACGAGGTCCGCTACACCTGGTGGACCCTCACCGAGGACGCGCTGCGCGCCGAGACCGCGCCCCACCGCCTGCGGGTCCTGCCCCACGGCCCCGCCGAGGCCGGACTGTACAGAGTCCTCCCGGAGGACTGACCGCGGCCCCGCCCCGCCGCCCGCCTCAGGAGGCGGGCGGCGGGGCGCTGCTGCGTCTGACCACCAGGTCGGTGGCCAGGTCCAGGCGCAGGTTGGCGGGGGTGCCGCCGCGCGCCAGGGTGAGCGCCATCCGGGTCGCCTCCTCGGCCATCTCGGTGAGCGGCTGGCGCACGGTGGTCAGCGGCGGCCCCATCCAGCGGGCCACCGGCAGGTCGTCGTAGCCGACCACGCTCAGGTCCTCGGGGATGCGCACGCCCAGCTCGCGGGCGGCCTCGTACAGGCCCATGGCCTGGAGGTCGTTGCCCGCGAAGACGGCCGTGGGCGGGTCGTCCAGCCGGAGCAGCTCCCGGCCCCGGTCGCGCCCGCTCTCGACGTGGAAGTCGCCGTAGCGCACGAGCGCGGGGTCGGCCGTCAGTCCGGCCGAGTCCAGCGCGGAGGCGTAGCCGTCGATGCGGGCCTTGCTGCACAGCACGTGCCGGGGCCCGCCGATGACGCCGATGCGCCGGTGGCCGAGCTCGATGAGGTGGCGGGTGGCGACCAGGCCGCCGTTCCAGTTGGCCGAGCCCACCGAGGGCATGTCCGGGCCCGGGTCCCCCGCCGGGTCCACCACGACGAAGGGGATGCCGCGCGCGGTCAGGCGCGTGCGCTGTTCGGGCGCCAGGTCGGAGAAGACCAGGATCACGGCGGTGGACTGGCGGGCGAGCACGGCGTCGACCCAGTCGTCGCGGGGGGTCTGGGCGCCCCCGGACTCGGTCAGCACGACACTGAGGCCCTCCGAGCGCGCCACGCTCTCCACGCCCCGGATGACCTCGACCGCCCAGGCGCTGTCGAGTTCGTGGAAGACCAGGTCGACCATGGAGGAACGGCCTCCGCCCGGGCCCCGGCGTCGCCGGTAGCCGTGGCGGCGGATCAGCTCCTCCACGCGTGCACGGGTCTCGCTGGCCACGTCGGCGCGTCCGTTCAGCACCTTCGAGACCGTCGGCACCGATACGCCTGCGGCTTCCGCAATTTTCGAGATGGTGACCGGCTCCGAAAGGGTGGTCCGGGCGGAGTCGGGGGTCGGGTCTGCACTCACGACGCCTGATCCTACGCGGTCATGGCAACCCCGCGCGGCTCCGGGTGATCCAGCTCTCATCCTCCTATTGACGCTCGCGGTGACGCCGCGTACATTCGGGCGCAAATATTTCGAAATACTGACCGATAGTTTCGAAAGAGGAGTGGCCATGAGAACCCCCCGCCTGGGCTCCGCCGCCGGAGCGTCGGCGCTCTGCCTGCTCGCCGTCACCGCCTGTTCCGGTGGCGGCGGCGGAGACGACCGCATGCACGTGTGGATGTACCAGGACACCCTGGTCGTGGTGCAGGAGGGCGCCGTCGAGAGGTTCAACGGGGCCTCCGAGACCGAGGCGGTCATCGACGAGGTCCCCGGGGACAGCTACGAGGAGCGCCTGCGCACGGCGATGGGCTCCAGCGAGAAGCCCGACGTGTTCTTCAACTGGGGCGGCGGCAGCATCGAGCCCTACGTCGAGCAGGACATGCTCGTCCCCCTGGACGACATGCTCGCCGAGAACCCCGAGTTCGCCGACTCCTTCATCCCCTCCATCCTGGAGGCGGGCAAGGTCGACGGCGTGCAGTACGGCATCCCCCTGCGCGGCACCCAGCCGGTCATCCTCTTCTACAACGAGACGGTGTTCGAGGAGGCCGGAGCGGAGCCCCCCGAGACCTGGCAGGACATCCTGGACCTGGTCGACACCTTCACCGAGGAGGGCGTCACCCCCTTCGCCCTGGCCGGGGCCGACCCCTGGACCGAACAGATGTGGCTCCAGTACCTCGTGGACCGCATCGGCGGACCGGAGGTGTTCGCGCGCATCGTGGAGGGCGACTCCGAGGGCTGGCGCGACCCCGCCGTGCTGGAGGCCGCCCGGATGGTCCAGGAGCTGGTGGACCAGGGCGCGTTCGGCAACTCCTACGCCTCGGTCAGCTACACCGAGGGCGCGGCCTCGGCGCTGCTGTCCGAGGGTCGGGCCGCCATGCACCTGATGGGCTCGTGGGAGTACTCCACCATCCTGGACCAGAACGAGGAGTTCGCGACGAACGACCTCGGGTACGTGGCGTTCCCGCCGATCGAGGGCGGCGAGGGCGACCCCGCCAACGTGGTCGGCAACCCGACCAACTACTTCTCGGTCTCCGCCGAGACCGAGTACACGGACCAGGCCATGGAGTTCCTGACGTACATGTCCCAGGAGGAGTACGTCGCCGACATGGTGGCGAACGGCGAGGTGCCCACCACCACCAACGCCGAGGAGGTCGTCGCCGACAGCCCCAGTCCGGACTTCGCCACCTTCCAGTACGAGATGGTGCGCGACGCGCCGCACTTCCAGCTCTCGTGGGACCAGGCGCTGCCGCCGGAGGTGGCCACGCCGATGGTCACCGAGATCGAGTCGCTGTTCAACGGTGAGAGCACGCCCGAGCAGTTCGTCGACGCGCTGGCGGCCCTGTGACCGGCCGCACCGACAGCCAGGCGACCGGTGGCACCATGACCGGCGACCCGGCGGCCGGCGGTGCCGGGGCGGGCGGTCCCGCCTCCCCCGGCCCCCGGCCCGGCCTCCCGCGCGGCGGCTCCGCCGCGCGGGGCGCCGCCCCCCGCACGGGGCGGCCCGGTCCGCTGTGGGCGGTGCCCGGCCTGCTGTACTTCGGGCTCTTCGCCGCCCTGCCGATGGTGCTGGTGGCCTACCTGTCCCTGACTTCCTGGGGCGGGCTGGGCTCGCCCCGCTTCATCGGCCTGGAGAACTGGTCGCGCCTGGCGGGCGACCCGCTGATGCGCAACGCCGTGTGGCTGAGCGTGCTGCTGACCGCGCTCTCCTGGATCGTGCAGACCCCCATCAGCCTGCTGCTGGGGGTCTGGGCCGCCGGTCAGCAGCGCAACCGCGCGGTGCTCTCCGCCGTCTTCTTCCTGCCGCTGCTGCTGTCCTCGGCGGCGATCGCCCTCGTCTGGCGGGCCCTGCTGGACCCCAACTTCGGTCCGCTGGCCTGGCTGGGGCCCCGCCTGGGCCTGTCGTCGGTGGACGTGCTGGGCGGTTCCGAC is drawn from Nocardiopsis dassonvillei subsp. dassonvillei DSM 43111 and contains these coding sequences:
- the rpsR gene encoding 30S ribosomal protein S18, yielding MPSSAHRPGKRKPTRSFANPLGDMDYIDYKDTALLRKFISEKGKIRSRRVTRVTARQQRLIAAAVKNAREMALLPYPSNTPTHRS
- a CDS encoding class I SAM-dependent methyltransferase, producing MPEYDDPYARSGQYLDPMIAGWWEHHRAVLSEALASLPDGSGPVVDAGAGGGHGTRLIAAVLPTARVLAVEPSLLLRTVLLSRIADDPALRGRVTVDGDDLLSAHLPDRIGGMVMANLIGHFSPHERDRLWEDLAPRLAPGAFVLLNLAAPRQPERVERARMSEVRVGARSYVGWAAAEPSGPERVEWHMTYETHERDRVLARDEVRYTWWTLTEDALRAETAPHRLRVLPHGPAEAGLYRVLPED
- a CDS encoding ABC transporter substrate-binding protein, with translation MRTPRLGSAAGASALCLLAVTACSGGGGGDDRMHVWMYQDTLVVVQEGAVERFNGASETEAVIDEVPGDSYEERLRTAMGSSEKPDVFFNWGGGSIEPYVEQDMLVPLDDMLAENPEFADSFIPSILEAGKVDGVQYGIPLRGTQPVILFYNETVFEEAGAEPPETWQDILDLVDTFTEEGVTPFALAGADPWTEQMWLQYLVDRIGGPEVFARIVEGDSEGWRDPAVLEAARMVQELVDQGAFGNSYASVSYTEGAASALLSEGRAAMHLMGSWEYSTILDQNEEFATNDLGYVAFPPIEGGEGDPANVVGNPTNYFSVSAETEYTDQAMEFLTYMSQEEYVADMVANGEVPTTTNAEEVVADSPSPDFATFQYEMVRDAPHFQLSWDQALPPEVATPMVTEIESLFNGESTPEQFVDALAAL
- a CDS encoding carbohydrate ABC transporter permease — protein: MTGRTDSQATGGTMTGDPAAGGAGAGGPASPGPRPGLPRGGSAARGAAPRTGRPGPLWAVPGLLYFGLFAALPMVLVAYLSLTSWGGLGSPRFIGLENWSRLAGDPLMRNAVWLSVLLTALSWIVQTPISLLLGVWAAGQQRNRAVLSAVFFLPLLLSSAAIALVWRALLDPNFGPLAWLGPRLGLSSVDVLGGSDSAFLVIVFVSAWQFIPLHMLLYQGGARQIPATLYQAAEIDGAGRLRAFWYITLPQLRHTITTSSVLMVVGALTYFDTVLIMTGGGPGTNTTIVPYLMYQAGFQSWELGYASAVAFTLVVTATLIALLLVRFTGFGDMRSTREGM
- a CDS encoding alpha/beta fold hydrolase, producing the protein MTLITTDDGLGVEYTERGDSRGRPVVLLAGFKAPATSWRHQVPALTDAGYRVFAVDLPGHGAAGPLPPGMTMDRRGDCVHALLERLDLEGVVLVGGSMGANTVWAYTSGHGTGRLAGAVSVDQTPRMLNTADWPYGFYGYDESNADTYFADGIPATGHGTPLWRRGVRLVRTLRAMRGTDRGLTPAELELLGDHARRDWRDAVAGLDVSALFVAGAESELWPAEHAAAAAKPNPRVGAAVVREAGHAVNMERPGAFNAGLLRFLARVEGL
- a CDS encoding DeoR/GlpR family DNA-binding transcription regulator codes for the protein MIPAQRRELLVRELRGTGVLSVKELCEILDVSHMTVRRDIMTLEEEGRVRSVPGGVELVSQVRSEPSYRDKSRVDVAEKRAMARAAAALVGEGQTVYLDAGTTLGHLVPSLWSVTGLTVITNDITTAASLTDHPDVTLFLIGGQIDRENRSSVGDIAAATIEEFNIDVAFVSTSSWDLSRGTTTPSRAKVAVKRAAMAAASTSVLVAGADKYGAFGTFKVAALTSFASVITDDRLSESSVRAIRELGVGLEVVTPQREADEEAEAPTA
- a CDS encoding sugar phosphate isomerase/epimerase family protein, whose product is MPTTSVQLYSVRDELADGLESAVARLAEIGFAHVEPYAFHLDTEEYRRVFAATGVTAPSGHAPVIDAQAPEEIFDAAAELGVATVIDPLVPAERWQTADQVAGLAERVNRLAELAAERGLEFGYHNHAWELSTRIGDRHALEVFVEHLEPRVVLEVDTYWAGVGGADAAALLRAFGDRVRLIHVKDGTLDGDVTRQRPAGEGEVDVRAVLEAAPGAIRVVEFDAYAGDVFDGIARSLAWLGENDR
- a CDS encoding LacI family DNA-binding transcriptional regulator, producing the protein MSADPTPDSARTTLSEPVTISKIAEAAGVSVPTVSKVLNGRADVASETRARVEELIRRHGYRRRRGPGGGRSSMVDLVFHELDSAWAVEVIRGVESVARSEGLSVVLTESGGAQTPRDDWVDAVLARQSTAVILVFSDLAPEQRTRLTARGIPFVVVDPAGDPGPDMPSVGSANWNGGLVATRHLIELGHRRIGVIGGPRHVLCSKARIDGYASALDSAGLTADPALVRYGDFHVESGRDRGRELLRLDDPPTAVFAGNDLQAMGLYEAARELGVRIPEDLSVVGYDDLPVARWMGPPLTTVRQPLTEMAEEATRMALTLARGGTPANLRLDLATDLVVRRSSAPPPAS
- a CDS encoding Gfo/Idh/MocA family protein codes for the protein MTRTGAAGVGVIGAGNISTQYLENLTRFPDVEVRFVADLDLARAAAQADAYGVPASGTVAELLAREDVEVVVNLTVPAVHTEVGHRILDAGKHVWSEKPIALDHDAAAALLARAGEAGLRVACAPDTVLGAGAQTALRAIARGDIGEPLTATTMFHVPGPESWHPDPDFLFAHGAGPLFDMGPYYVTALVHVFGAATRVQAVASTGRATRTIASGPRAGQVFEVQVPTHHAALVEFGPGRSAQSTFSFQHALPRAGMVEVNGTEGTIVLPDPNTFGGDTTLWRYDREEPVTIAPEGPVYGRGAGVVDLVRALRAGGTERASGAVASHVLDVLLGIRDAAAGGTPVEITSAVAPVAPLPQGWDPASPTL
- a CDS encoding TetR/AcrR family transcriptional regulator, translated to MNGGAGASGRTYRKAEKRRSQILSRAIEVFAEHGVGASLRAIGEAIGVSHAALRYYFASRDELLVEVYREHEATGCEPSDPGTVSAVAVMERSAERNRSIPGLVELYATLTTDALQEQRHPATREFVRARFRALRADLAERVRAGQRSGEIAADIDPDDAAALVIAASDGLQLQWLLDPREVDVYRSLQVLERLLPGGGEGGGTGGGASVQAT